The following is a genomic window from Phyllobacterium zundukense.
GTTTTCATCACCGACGGCATCGACCCGGAGCCGGTGCGGCAGCTCTTTGAAGCCGCCCTTGACGGCAAGCCGATCAAGGCAGGACGGGCGCTGAGGCAACTCGCCTCGGCTGTTGCAGAAACCTTCAGGTCAGGGGCGACCCAATTGGCGCGCGCCCTGACCAACTGACCACAACGAACAACAGGAGACGACCATGTCCACCCAACCTGCTGAACAGACGCCCGTCACGGTCCTCACCGGCTATCTCGGCGCCGGCAAGACGACGCTCTTGAATCGCATCCTGTCGGAGCAGCACGGCAAAAAGTACGCCGTCATCGTCAACGAGTTCGGCGAAGTCGGCATCGACAACGATCTGATCGTCGATGCCGATGAAGAAGTGTTCGAGATGAACAATGGCTGCATCTGCTGCACGGTTCGCGGTGATCTTATCCGCATCATCGAGGGGCTAATGCGGCGCAAGGATCGCTTCGACGCCATCCTCATCGAGACGACTGGCCTCGCCGACCCGGCACCGGTCGCACAGACCTTCTTCATGGACGATGACGTTCGTCAAAAAACGAAGCTCGACGCCATCGTCACCGTGGTGGACGCCAAGCATCTGCTGGGCGAGATCGATCACGCCCACGAGGCGCAGGAACAGCTTGCCTTCGCCGACATCGTCATCCTCAACAAGACCGATCTGGTGACGGTCGAGGAACTGGCCGCCGTCGAGGCGCGCATCCGCAAGATCAACCCGACGGCGACAATCAGGCAGTCCACGCGTTGCGACGTGCCGCTTGATCAGGTGCTCAATCGCGGCGCCTTCGACCTCGACCGTGTCCTCGAATTCGAGCCGGATTTCCTCGATGGCGATCACGACCACGAACATGACGACCATGTGACCAGTTTATCGCTTGTGACCGAGCAGCCGCTCGATCCGAGAAAATTCCTGCCTTGGGTGCAAATGATCACCCAGCGTTTCGGCATGGATATCCTGCGCATGAAAGGTATCCTCTCCTTCAAGGACGACGACGATCGCTTCGTGGTTCAGGCCGTTCACATGCTGCTCGAAGGCGAACACCAGCGGCCATGGAAGAAGGGCGAGAAGCGCATAAGCCGGCTTGTCTTCATCGGCCGCAACCTGCCGAAGGACATTATTGAGGACGGCTTCCTGAAGTGCCGGGCCGAACCGGATTACGTCACCGCGCTGAGCGCATAAGCCATCAACGCATTCATGACGGAACCTTTGCGGATCGCGGAGCCACAACAAGAATGAATCGTCTCGCGAACCCGTTCGCGCCGCGCCGCGCGCTGCCGGAGAAGAGCCGGCAGATCAAGGCATGGGTGCGCGAGCTTTGTAAGCTGGACGATGCTGTCGTCGTGTCGATCACCGAGCTCGCCTGTCGCGATGATGGCTGTCCCGACATCGAGACCGTGATCGGCATCATGCGGCCGGGTGAGAAGATCGAGACGATCCGCATCCACCGGGCCATCGCAGAGGTAATGAGGGAGGATGTGGCCGGCGCTGTCAGCAACCGGAATCGAGCAGTCCCAGACTGAAAGGATCCAGTTGATGCGTTTTGGAGTGATCATCATCGGGGGCGGCCACGCCGGAATGGCCGCGGCCCTGCAGTTGCTTCGCGCGCGGCGCCAGGTCCTCATCATCGATGCCGGTTGCGGGGGAACCGGTTTGCCAGCCATTCACATGGTTTCCTGTCGCAGGACGGTGCCGATCCTGGAAAACATCCGCGAACTATCGCACGTGACGGTCGAAGTCCAACCGATCGCACGGTGAATGCGGACACCGGCATCAGTCCTTGGGTCCGCAATGCCGACGGCCGGGAAGCTCGGCAAGGTGTTCATGCCTCAATAGAATCGCGCTGCCGCCGTGCGCTATCCGATGAGCGGTCAGACTAAACGCGTTTGAAATTGCGAAGTGAAAGCCACATTTGGGCGTCTGCCTTCGGCACCGCTGTCCTACTCGCCGGTTTCACCGGCTCCCCGAACCATCCGCACCCCTCGCCAGCCTGCGCATCGGCGCTTCCGGTCTTCAGCTCCGCAAGCCCGTCCTCTGCCTGCTTCGTCAAGGCTCCCGGCACGCCCGTTTCGGCCCATGCGGGTTACGGCCAGACTGACGCATAATTAGGCTGCTTATGGCTTGGTCTCTACGTCGGTATTGCGCAACAGTTGATCAAGTGTGAGAAGCGGCTGCCGCATCGCCTTGGCATAGGCATAATGAAAACAGTCGAAATTGCTTAGGTAACGCTTGCCAATACCGTGCTGTTCAGCGACGGCCACGGCATAGGAGAGTACGCGCCGAGGAACAGCCGGATCGCGAAGTTTGATGTTGCGGTCTTCAAGCCATTCAACGACTGCGCCCTCTGCCTCACTGTAGCGGCAATTGAGCTGGTCCGGCCGAGACAGAACGATTATCGCTTCCCAAGCTGCAAGCGTTGAGGTCACCGGGGTAATGGCTTCCAGCAAAGCGGCTTCATGAGCCGCAGCCGTTGCCTCGCCTGCCATCATGGATACGATCGCGCATGCGTCAACGAACATTATTCGTCGCCGCCACTGAGGTCATGATCAAGATCGTGATAAGCGGCGGGAGAAACCGGCTTCCGGCCGGCTGCAAAGGACAGCCCCCGTTTTTCGAGGATGCGACGGGCAGCCTCACTTGGCGCTTCCTTGCGGCGGCGGGCCTGGATCGTCTCTTTCAGTGCAACAATGACGGCCTCGGTGATACTCGTGCCATCGAGATCGGCAAGCTTGCGCGCCAGACCGTCGGCTTCACTGTTTCGAATGTTCAAGACCATCTGTGTAGCTCCCAATGTGTAGTACATATATGGAAAGTGTGTAGCATATGCAATGGGACGTCAGGATATTTGAATCCGGACATCGGCGGGACCGTCCGTCAGATACCCACGACTGTCTACTTCTACAGCGGTGGCGCTTCGCGCCAACTCCGTATGATCAGCGGGGGAGCGCGCCCGCCGGTCTCTCCCGCGCAACAGGCAAAAACGGTCGGCCGCCCTTCAACGCTCGAGCCCGCCGGCGACGCCGGCGAACTCTGCGAGCGGCTCGGGCTGATCAGACGAGTGGCATCATACGCGGCTTGCCGTTTTGCCGGGGAGCCGTATTATGACTGAAGTCGCCAATCACTCCAAAATCGATGATGAGCAAGCCTTTGCGGGAAGACGGCCCGCCTTTGACAGAAAGAGTGAATGACTACGACGAGGTACATTTCGTGACCTATCTGCGTCTGCTCGATGCCGACGCAGACGGCGCCGACTGGCGCGAGGCGGTCGAGATCATATTTGGCATTGATGCAGATGCCGATCCTGTTCGCGCAAAACGCATCCATGATACACATCTCGCGCGTGCCCGCTGGATGAGCAAAGTCGGATACCGGCACCTACTCGAACCGCGCATGCAGTGACGCCCCGCCGGGCTACTGGCGAGCGGCTTGACATCGGTTCTATGGGGCTTTCTGATTGATCCTTGCTTCGCCATGATTCGATAACGTCCGAAAAGGCCGTTTTGCTCAAGGTGATGAAGGCGGCGCTTGCTACGCAAGCACTCTATCTGTCTTGGGGGGAAAGACGTGCGGCCGTCTCTCCCCAGCAACAGGCAAAAACGGTCTCCCCGTCCTTCCGCGCTCGAACCCGCCGGCGTCGCCGGCGAACTCTCCCTTGTGCAGGACCAGGGTGAGGATTTGCCTTCAGCGGACCTCGCCCTGTCCCTTCGGGCGGGTGATCCCCCTCCGGTTTTCGCCATGCCCCCTCTCTCTCCGGTCGGATCGCCGACTGCTCGGGAGCAGGAGCGGGGCTCCTGCCCCTTGCGGGACAGGAAGACCGCTTCGCGTGAAACAGGAGAAAACCAGATGTCTGACCTCATCACCAATGAACAACTTGCACAGATGGTAGAGAACTACCGCACAAATGCCGCCCGCTCGGAAGAGGGAAGTGCGCCGGTTGATTACAAGCCGGTTGTGAAACTCTTCATGCCGACAGGCCGAGCCACTTGGTTGCTGACAGAATACGATCCCGACTTTGTCTTCGGTTTGTGCGATCTTGGTTTCGGGTTTCCGGAATTAGGGAATGTCGCTCTCGAGGAATTGCATTCGGTCGTTGGTCCCTTTGCCCTCAAGGCCGACCGGGATACGAGCTTTCAGGCGACAATGACGCTAGGCAAATATGCCGAGGAAGCCCGGCGAAACGGAGGGATCACGGCATGAGCCGCTTCTACCTCACCATGATCAATGAGGGCCGCACCGATGACGAGGCCGTTGCGGACCTTCTTTCTGCAAGGCTTCTTTGACAAGGAGTCCGATTTTGACGAACCGGAACTCTGGCTTGGAACCTGCCTTGAGGAGTTTCCAACCATGGAATCCTTGATCGAGGAAGCCCGCAGCCGGGGATACGAGGTCCGGGGCCTGAAACCCACCGATGTCATACCATGCTGGCCGAGGCCGGTCAGAAAAACGAACCGACCATATGGGAGCGCATCGGCCTGATTTTCTGATCAGGCTGTTGTCGTAATTGACAGCGATGCATATTGATGTCATAAAGGACAGCATGAAGGCCGAGAAAATCGAATATCTCAAGAGTATTCTAGCAGATGGCGCGGTCATCGAAATGGTTGTCTGGAAAGTCCCGCAACCGGTTCCCGGCAGCAACCATTTGTACAAATACCGCCTGTTTTTCGGCAGAAATGGCGAACGTATCGTCGGGTTCGACAATGAACGGGGCAAGGGCGATCATTGCCACCTCGATGGCAAGGAATTTCGCTATACGTTCGTGAACACACAGAAACTCAAGAAGGACTTTCTTGCGGAAGTCCAAAGGAGGTTGAAGCCATGACCCGAGCAGTGATCCAGATACGGCATGAAGCTGACGAAATGGCTGCAATTACAGCGATGGCGGATCAGTTCTTTGACGCATGGGAAAGTGGAAACCAGCAAGACCCTGTTGCCGTTCTCACCTTCAGTTCGCCTGCGCAACTATTCACCATCATATCGCCCAAGCGTTGGGAATTGATTGAGCAATTGCAGAAAATCGGCCCGACCAGCATTCGCGGACTTGGCCGCTCCCTCAACCGAGGGATCAAGCGGGTTCACGAGGATGTCTCGGTCCTGATCGATTGGGGCATCATCGAGAAGGACGATGAAGGCAAGGTGTTTGTGCCTTACAACGAGATCGAGGCAGATTTTACCCTCAAAGCCGCCGCATAGCAGGAGGAATTCCATGGCACTCGCAGTCAAACCCAAGGCCCCCGCCATCACCCCGGAGGAAATGGAGCGCCGCCGCAAGATGGTGCGCAGCGCCTTTCGGTCGAACGCCATCGAGGGCTTGCGGCCGAATCGGGCCTGCCAGCCGGTCTTTGATGCTTTCATTGCCGGTGAGATCGAACTTGCCGAAATGATGCCCCGCGTTAAGGCCATCCTCGGCATCAGGTAGATATGTCGTTTACGCTTGCCGACGGCATCACCCTCAAAAACAAAGTCGGGGCCGAAACACACGATGCGCTTGAAGCCGCTGAGCATCCGCTGATCGCAATCCGGTTGCTCGAACTGCAAAGCGGTCTTGGCCCCGAGCCCACATTCGACACGAGCCATCTGCAGGCGCTGCACAGGCACTTGTTTCAGGACGTGTTCGAGTGGGCGACATGTTGGCGGTATTTGCGGAGTTCGAGACGAACTTACGCCGGGAACGGCAGATGGAGGGGATCGCGGCAGCGAAGGCGCGGGGCATCTACAAGGGTCGGCGGCCGACGACGCGGAAGAGATTCACAGGCTGAAAGCCGAAGGTGTTGGGCCGGCAGAGATCGCACGGACACTGAGGATTGGCCGTGCCAGCGTCTACCGCGCTTTGGCAGCGACCTGATCCGATATTTTCCGTCAGCCGCTGCTATCAGACCCCCCTTCCTGCTGTCCCAGCGCTGGCAAAGCATAGGCAAGAGGCTCGCCGCTCCCATTAGTTTCAAAACGTTCCTGCGTGATTGTGTAACCATGGCAAGTCGAATCGAATTCCTATCACGACATCTGCCTGGCGATGTTCCAGAACGGCTACCCGGCGGACAAGAGGTTCTATTTCATCTGCGACCACGAGTTCCTGAAAAAGCGCGGCATGGGTCACATGCTTCCCTGGCCTTGGACGATGGGCACGAAACAGTACGAACGGGCCGGTTACATCCAAGTCG
Proteins encoded in this region:
- a CDS encoding DUF2958 domain-containing protein, which gives rise to MSDLITNEQLAQMVENYRTNAARSEEGSAPVDYKPVVKLFMPTGRATWLLTEYDPDFVFGLCDLGFGFPELGNVALEELHSVVGPFALKADRDTSFQATMTLGKYAEEARRNGGITA
- a CDS encoding toxin-antitoxin system TumE family protein is translated as MKAEKIEYLKSILADGAVIEMVVWKVPQPVPGSNHLYKYRLFFGRNGERIVGFDNERGKGDHCHLDGKEFRYTFVNTQKLKKDFLAEVQRRLKP
- a CDS encoding CobW family GTP-binding protein, producing the protein MSTQPAEQTPVTVLTGYLGAGKTTLLNRILSEQHGKKYAVIVNEFGEVGIDNDLIVDADEEVFEMNNGCICCTVRGDLIRIIEGLMRRKDRFDAILIETTGLADPAPVAQTFFMDDDVRQKTKLDAIVTVVDAKHLLGEIDHAHEAQEQLAFADIVILNKTDLVTVEELAAVEARIRKINPTATIRQSTRCDVPLDQVLNRGAFDLDRVLEFEPDFLDGDHDHEHDDHVTSLSLVTEQPLDPRKFLPWVQMITQRFGMDILRMKGILSFKDDDDRFVVQAVHMLLEGEHQRPWKKGEKRISRLVFIGRNLPKDIIEDGFLKCRAEPDYVTALSA
- a CDS encoding type II toxin-antitoxin system VapB family antitoxin, giving the protein MVLNIRNSEADGLARKLADLDGTSITEAVIVALKETIQARRRKEAPSEAARRILEKRGLSFAAGRKPVSPAAYHDLDHDLSGGDE
- a CDS encoding type II toxin-antitoxin system VapC family toxin, translated to MFVDACAIVSMMAGEATAAAHEAALLEAITPVTSTLAAWEAIIVLSRPDQLNCRYSEAEGAVVEWLEDRNIKLRDPAVPRRVLSYAVAVAEQHGIGKRYLSNFDCFHYAYAKAMRQPLLTLDQLLRNTDVETKP
- a CDS encoding DNA -binding domain-containing protein codes for the protein MSKPLREDGPPLTERVNDYDEVHFVTYLRLLDADADGADWREAVEIIFGIDADADPVRAKRIHDTHLARARWMSKVGYRHLLEPRMQ
- a CDS encoding antitoxin VbhA family protein yields the protein MALAVKPKAPAITPEEMERRRKMVRSAFRSNAIEGLRPNRACQPVFDAFIAGEIELAEMMPRVKAILGIR
- a CDS encoding transcriptional regulator, which produces MTRAVIQIRHEADEMAAITAMADQFFDAWESGNQQDPVAVLTFSSPAQLFTIISPKRWELIEQLQKIGPTSIRGLGRSLNRGIKRVHEDVSVLIDWGIIEKDDEGKVFVPYNEIEADFTLKAAA
- a CDS encoding nitrate reductase, coding for MNRLANPFAPRRALPEKSRQIKAWVRELCKLDDAVVVSITELACRDDGCPDIETVIGIMRPGEKIETIRIHRAIAEVMREDVAGAVSNRNRAVPD